The DNA segment CCTTCTCTTGGGACTTAAAATGAAGTCGTCGTCATCATCATCGTCATCGATATCATTGTTGATTCTTTTCTTGGCTTTTACATCTCCATTCCTCGAGGCCAGCTGCTCCTTCTGTGAACTCTCGGGTTTGCCACTCGGTTTCCAAGATTTAATCGGAGTGCCGGTCCGAAGCTGCTTCTGCCTTCTCTGCTTCTTTTCATATGCTTTTCTGGATTTTTCGGGGGACAACAAGCCATGTTCCATCATCCTGCAATTGAACCATGTCATTTCATAATCTTCACAACCAGACAACAAATGCGAAAGCGTTTAAGGAGGCAACGATGGCACCAATACAGTTTATCAATTAAGCTTAAATTACACATCTTTGTTTGGATACCAACAAGCCTGCCTAGAAAACAGAAACCCTTGCTATGGCAAGTACTTTCATGATGCCCCAATTTTGTTATAAATCAAAATGGTTGGAGCCCAGAAGCTCTGTAGTTCCCAAAGCAATGCAATGTTTTCCTTCCTTGGGAATTCATCGTATACCACCAAAAGGCAATTTTAGCAAAGCACAGATTGGCcctttcaaagaaaatatgaCCATTTTCAGAACATTGACATCCAATACCATTGAGAAAACATTGGTTAAGCACATATATATCAGGAACATAGTGGAAACCCTTAACATGGTAGCAAATACAAAATTATGCACTTAAAAGAGATGTGAAGTTCACTTTCTGCGGATCGTTGTCTTCGTTCGGATCAAACCGATGAAACCACATTAGGCAGTAATTGTCATAATGGCCAAAAAACAGTGAAGCATCACATACAAAGAAAGGAACTTCCACCGAAGATGCCCTAAGGTCGAACTGAGCAGCTTGCAAAACATCAAATAGATGCTGCAAAGGAAACCAGTTGAACTCCATGATCTAAGAATTGAGCAGTTAAACAAGTTCCAATTTCATTTCTTGTGATCTTTTATCTTTATAAATTAGCATTATTTATCTTATAAATTAGCATTATTAGAAGGAAAGCTCACCAAAATTCTGCCATTTCACTTGTTGGTATCTGTTTCAACAACGACTCGTAAAATATTCGTAACGGCTCCCTCTATccgaaaaaaagaaaggaaacatCAAGTAAAATCAATCACTAGAGACATGGTTGTagacaaaatgaaaaaaaaattgagattatATGAAGACAACCTCTTCGGGAGGATCATGTTTCTGGCCAGGCAAAGTATAAACCTTCTTTTCCCTAACTTTAGCTTTTGTGGTTGTACTTGTTTTTGATGAACTTGAACTTGTTTTCGATTTTACCttcaaaatcaaaatccaaaaataaaaaataaaaaaaggcaaaTATTGTTGATACAAAGTTTTGAGTTACGGAGGAGGCAGGAGGTTCACACAATGATGTCGAAAGCTTCTTTTCCGATACTCAGGAACCTTCAAGAGGCTCTCGGCGCCGTTGCATGAACCTTATTAACAAATATAGATGTCCAAAGCCAAAATACATAGAGATAGACTGCCAAATCCCCCCAATTAATCACAGTTTAATTAAATTCATTGCTAAAACAAAGCCATAATCCGGAATCCAGCAAAATTATATGACATCCCATATCAGGATCAATCAATCCATCATTAAATATACCACAGATAAGCGAACCAGATTAAGGAACTAACAATTCAGTGAAAAAAatgaaacccaaatcatcaaattGAGAAATAATCAATAAAAAGCCTACGAATctgaagaaaattttaatttaagaacGAAAATTTAGAGATGGGGCACGTTTGCTTTTGTAGTTGCAGATTTTTGCTTTGCACCAACAGGCTGTTTACTGGAGCTTTCAAGCTTCCTCTTGTTCATAGCTGTATCAAACTTTCCCTTTGAAGAACCATGTTGACCACTGGGCTTCATCTTAACTAAATTGGCTTTGGTCTCTGTCCTCATTTCTACAATTAGATTGAAATTCTGTGAAAATTTgctaactttttctttttaatatcttcttcttcttgtatTCATTGAAGATTctgttaaattattaaatgtaaGAAAAAGAACaggagaaagtaaaaaaaatgggtAGATATGAGAAAAGAAAGAACAAGCTTGCAACTTTTGCTGATTATTGCCGTTAAACCGTTAACGgctttcttttttagtttttttaaaggttgtattttcttttttgaagaaaaaggttGTCAATTTTTTAACATGCCAGTGAAACGTAAAAAATGacggttttttttttcttgaagttACCATTGCAGTAAATTCTGTATCTAATTTTGAGgcttttttatactttaataatacaaaaataaataaataaataaaaatatcaaaatggtaTCCCACCACATTATTTATCAAATGGTATGTTGTGGGTGGTGTAGAGGCAGCATTGCTTTATACAGGTAAGAAATATGGGATATGGTGGAGATTTGGTGGTGTCTTCCTGACAGGTAGCACCAGTCTGATTAGACCCGTCATTACATTTCAAGGTTTCACATGTTTAAGCATTGATTGAAGGTTTTATCGAGAAATAGAGTTTAGAggtttataaacaatttagggTGTAGGGAAAAAAACTTGTGATGATTAAAAAAAGAGAGTTGAAATTAAAGCATAGAGGAAAGAGAcagtttaaagaaaaaaaagaagataatagAAGATAGAAGAGGCCTTATATTAGTaaagaaatagaagagaaagaagagggtttaaaaaagaaaaaaatgaaacaacaacttagTAGTAGAGAAGATACACGAGGAAGAAAAGGATTTGAAAGCAACATTAGGGAATAGATTAGATCAGAAagtagagaagagaaaggagaagtAAACAGAGAGTTTTGTTTAGGGTTTAAACAAAATAAAGGGATTAGAGAATAGttattattttagggttttgaagGGAGCTGTcaagtaatttatttttaaaggtattttttagtaattataaattatttgtttagtttagtgtttattgtgatttataggttatgaatattaattttttgttttttatttatttattttagaaatgtTTATGATTTATTGagattcaaattaatttttgtaaGGTATTATTTTTGTCGGAAAGGAAAATTGTTTGAAAGAAAGTGTGCAAGtatgtttctattttatttttttaatcggcatgttttttgtttgtttgttattaGATGCAAATAACAACATATCGCCCCAAtaggtttattttgttttaatagtttctgttattttaacataattttttattttttatgtaggtaaaagatgagaccattgagttggaatttattaataagtttattatATACTGATATAGTATGGTAAAAAATGTAATGTGGACGAAATTGTTTAGTATTTTTATAATGATATTATTGTATGTTATTAATtgtattatttattgtattatatttatgtgttttgataaTTATTTACAATGGACCACCTTAGAAATTAATTACCGAAATGTTGTGTTCGCCTCAACACGGAGTTAACTGTCTCTGCCAGGTTGGTAGTCATTTGACCATATCAAGCCTTGTTATTGAAACTTTGAGCTCATTGTCACGGCTCCATGGATCCCAACCACTATTGGAAAGGAGTATTTGTTTCACCTTGCATGTCACCCTCAAGTCTGGTCATCCTTTGCCTCAAAAGGTATGGCTCTAGCTCATACATtgtgtatgtattaagaaaagataagttaaGATCTCGAATTAATTTGTTGAAGTGTCaagaacatttaaaacatatgttGAAACTAAATTtgacccattttcacaacttgcTTTCGCCAGTTTGCATTCTTGTAGTCTCTGTGGAAGTTTGCTGTGATGTGTCGGATGCAATAAATGGATCTCCATGGAACACCAAAAAACCTAATTGCGACAATCATTCCCTTCCCTTTTATCAattatgatgcaaatattatcgtttCTAACAACATACATTCGAAAGTTCGTTAGGTAGAATTCTTATGATTCCATGTTCTCTTTGTCCATGATGGAAAACGCTATCAAGAGCAAGTTCCGATTCCCATCTTGAGCAACTGAAATGAGtaagatctgtgtatatttttcgTATAGCCGTGTCCCATCAAGCTACACAATCGGCTTGCAGTAGGGAAATGCCCGCACATATGAATCAAACGTCCAAAAGATTCAGTGGAAAACTCTTCTTCCCAGTTGTAGTTGGTCGTTTGACTTGTAATAAGGTCATGTCTCCAACTCAATGATAGTCTCTAACACATACTCTCGCATAACGACTATCCTCCTCTGTAACTCATTGTACGATGCATCGCAATCTCCGTACAACTACTCCATGACAATCTATTTAGCTATCTATGCTTTTCAGTATGACACTCAGTATTGGAATCGTTCTTACATTTCAACAATCAATACCGAAACAGAAATGGTTGGCATGTGCTTCACCATTGGCATAATGCATGTGtagatagttttggaatcaagtttgcGGTGATCTTGCGCCATATGTATTAAAGTGCATGTGTAAGAGCCAACAAATTTTCAACTCTCCTACATTTGCAAATTTTGGATAAACGCAGCTCGTAcacgccaattgcagccttctgcTAACCCCAACATTCCCCAATATACAATGTTGGTTTAAACACAACTTTATAATCAACCGACAAATTTATGCTGTACCACTTAATGGCAAATACGCACTCGTCCTTGATTGCAATTTTTTTGCCACAAAACATCCCTACGTCCAGAATCTGCCTCCAACTGGTGAGTAGGTACTATATCGGGGTACTCTGGAACTCGAATGCATGTATCGTATTGGGATTTATGTTCGAAATTTGTGCCTCGAGATCATTGTGTATCACAATGCCTCGATTTGGGTTCCCAACTAAAGACATGTTAACATTTCCATCGTCATTCGTACATTTATCATCAATATCATTGGGGACCTTGTTTAGATCGAGATCACTAAAATATTCAACACCATGATCAAAATGATCATTATTATCATATCTATCATCACCATTCGCATCGACCTCAATTACCAATGGATGCATTTGTAAACGGGGACCCGAGTTAAAGTTCTCAGACGTAGGTGGAGCATTAAGATTGTTGATCCCGAGTACAGTTGCTCGCCTATCAATGAGAGCTATGGGAACCACCATACACGAATCTTGAACTTGATATTCTTCATTTAATGAAGTGAAATCTTCAGCTGACTCCACATTAGCTAACTTAGCAAACAACTAAATCAGATCAGTTTGACAACTCCGATTCTGATAATAAAAAGTGATCTTTGTCTCCACGttttcatcgtctacaagttccatcttGGTGAATTTGATGAGATCTGACAAAACTAGAAATTTGTAGAATAGTTTAGACATCCTCCTCCTACAACATTTAACAATTTTTGCACTAATCATTTCCTTCATTTCATCAACTGAggcatttctattaaatctcatagCTATTTGttggcgacattcaaatatacatccaattTTTGTTGTCAAAATTACTCTATCAAAATAAACGCATGCGAAAAATTGATTATCCCTCTTTAAtactaaatttgtaaaaataattaaatttctcaatatgcaatttcaaaaaaaaaatactgtcacaaaaaattaaatagttgaaattacAAATCAAACTGATAAAGAACACAATACCACAATCcaaacaaatattaaatttttcacacaaaaaatatttacaagtgcACCTTCAAACCAAATAAAActacaaaatcaaataaatatttagtactaaaaacaattaattgcaaaaaaatattaacaaataactacaaaaataattttaccttGAAATAACAACTTAAATGTTGTTTCCTCTCCTccttaaacaaaaagaaaacaattaaaaaaaataacaataaacactacactaaaaaattaaataattaaaaaattaccttTAAAAAGTAAAGAATTTAGAAACccctaacctaaaccctaaaacactTCGTTATCTCCTTTTTTTATCCTTTCAAACCCTCTTATTTCTCTTCTATTTCTCAACTAAGCTAAACCTTCTAAgtacaccttttttttttcaacaccTTAAAACTATTTTTAACCTACAAAACCCCACAACCGGTACCGCCTATCAGGAAGGCACCACCAAATCCCCACTGTATCTTGTATTTTTTACCAGTATGAAGCAATGTCGCCTCTACACCACCCTCAACCcttaaaatattgttttcttCTTAAACAGAAGGCTAATGATTGGGGTTGAAAATACAAGGTTGGTGTCGCCTCTATACCACCCTCAACTACCCACAACATACAATTTTGGTAAATAATGTGAGTGGAAtaccattttggtattttttttgtttattttatattattaaagtaaaaaaaaagccTAATTTTGACAATTATAGAAAGGTGAATGTTATAacatttgatatttaaataatatttttttaagtttaaaatttaaactatatacatattaatattattaattaataaattttaaataatatttttaatgaaatttgttAATATGGTTTCATTTATTAAAgattattttcattaataaaatatgattaataaatctatatgtaaattttaaatagtttattGAATAGAtatcttaactaaaatttattttaattagggCTATAACTAATTTCCCTAAAAAGGTTGTTATaaagaattaatttaataaaaaacatacCTCATAGCTTATCAGTTTTATAACGAACTTAGTTGTTATAGTAAAACGTTGTGTATACCAAAACTTTCAATCATTATAAGCACTTAACTAATTAAGTCTCTCACTAGCTAAACTACATTCAAACTAATTAACTATAACCGAAATAAATTTGGAGAAGAACAAATACATTTATATAATGTGATACTCGAATTTGAGATATCAAAGTTTCCAAGAACTCAACCAATAAACCTTATCATTTAGTCAAAGCTTTTTCAACAAATAGAGCTCCTTTAAAGGAGGTTGAGGTAGATACCCAGATGTACTTTAGAATTGAAGTAGATTTATCAATTTTGATATGATCTTGAAAATTTGATCTAATTAATATGATTCTAATCTTCATCAAATTTGATTTGTCAGTAAACTTCACCATGATGCAATGATCAAAAGGAAAAACTTTGTGTCGGGTCAACAAGTGTTATTTTTTAACTTCTACCTTATATTGTTTCTTGGAAACTAAGGTCACAATGATTTAGGCCATACACTTCCAACCGTGTATTCGCCAATGAAGCTATTGAGCTCACAACGAAAGACGATCAACTATTCTTAGTGAATGGGGAAAGGGTGAAACCATACCTAGGGGGCACAATGGACACTTTAAAGAAGTTCAATACTTAGATTGTAGTCCTTATAGCGAAATAGATGACCAAATGATTGAGAAGGATGACGACACTAAAGGGTGTGTTGTCTTATTATCTAGGTTTAATGCTACCAAGGGCTTCCGTAATAATATTTTTTGTGTGCCATTGGCATTTGAACATTgtgtaaataattaaattattggagacgagactttatttattttttcttatttttaaaacttatttcaTGTTTAGGATTAAGACCTAGTATAGAATTTTTTGTGTAGAAaggaattttggagttgaaaaACTAATATTTGTGTGCAAGTTACAGTGGTGTCGTGACTCCCAGCATAGGGTGTCAAGCCACCTTTGGTAGTTTCAGGGCAGGGCCTAAAACATTTTTAATGTTACGACATTTACCTGTTAGTGTTACGACATGCAAAATAGacgcaaagaaaaaaaattgttcaaaagtACAAGGATGTCACTACATCAAGAGGTAGAAGTTGTGACACTAAAGACAATTTACTTCTAGTGTCACAACACTATGCCCTTAATGCCGCGACACCCTTATCAGGTATCGCAAGAGACTTGGTTTTAATATCGCGACCCGGTGTCTTTTAGTCTATTTAATAGCCAAAACACCCTTAAAATCACCCAATTCTCTTAGTTTTCAATTTTAAACTCTCCCAAATCATTTTCCTCTTTCTGTTTCTTTCAATATATGTTACATCCCATGCCCACCCGATTGTTTGATTTGGGAATGGAGCATTATAGATTGACCATTAGAAAAAcacattcttcttcttttttaaaaccATTATCCATTTTGGCAGATACCCCCGTTATCAGAGTGGTATTCCACTAGTTTAAGGCTATGCTTACTtggaaacatatttaaaatggtaCCACACCATATTTAAAGATACAAGAAATAGTTTTTGGTGGCTTcttaaacaacatttataaatCACAAATAACGATATGCCAACAAGGCTTCCGATCAACATTCGaagttttcaaaataatgatTCAATATAGATTAATGGTTTTAAAATGACAGTATCTAACAATTTTCCTAGCACCTCCAGCAACTACATATTACCCACAAAAATAAGAAGGCTCACAAATGGCTGCAAATCTGGCTGTATCTATAACAACCTGTTTTccaatggtgtcgaaaatagtagtttcgggaccacaaatcaaaCAAGTGAAACAAgtgaattcgtaaatattattatttaatatttacgagtcaattataatattatattatatttttgtttaatattttttgcAAATTGAACGAatagttaagttcaagtggttgtCCCTAAAgtaaagtgattttagaaaatgaggtttcgagacctcattttcataaaccgagccataaatattattattaaatatttatgtagtTATATAGGTAAGTTAAAATTTGGTCTAGAAATTTTGGGGATTTGATAGTTAAtcaaagaaaaaggactaaatcgtaaaagtagcaaaagtcaatcactattaaTTTAAAAGGGTTAATTGATTATAAAACATAAGTTGATGGTTTTAAATAGTAAACAAACATTATTACTGTATAATGGATGACTGTgaacgaaaataatatatatatatgttgcttttatattaaaatgttaattaatttataataaaagaaCAGAAAAACATTGCCATTTTTTCACCATCTTCCTCATAAAAACTGAATTCTCTATTGTTGTAGTAGGAAGCTTTTGGTCAAGCTTCAAATCtcttgcatggtatgtgttttgagtccgtttttagttatttttatgtttttgttgtaGTTTAATCTAGCAAACATAGGGACTAATTcgtaaaactattaaatattttgaattatttcatTGATgactttgtgatatttttaagGTCTAATGATATATttataagcttggttgttaaatagaactattttgtaaagtgatcttggttagttttatttttaaggactaaattgataaaataataaatttagcatgaaattattatgaaatttcaaaaatcatgGTTTGTATATGTATAAGtaaaaattcggctagctcagtTTTGGGCCTAATTGTTGTAATTGTAAAAGTTTCAggtttagaaactaaattgaataaaaggtaaaattttagggtaaaagtgtaaaatgttgataataAGTTATAGAGGTGAATTTAAGTGTTTTGAAgtatttgaatttattaattgaatgGAAATATTATGTTCAGATCTAGAACCGGATCAGTTGGTTGATAACCATGGGAAAAGAAAAGTCGTTGAGTAGTCAACATTAAAGTGTCCATAGCTATTGTGATTAagtatgtaacagcctgattttcagTGATGACGGAACAGTTATTTCAGGACAAAAAATTTCTATCGTGTcgattcgtaaatattatttatagaatattatCGGAGTCATtagagtcatattaaaatttggttaagaaattttaacttttagatagctaattaaggaaaaaggactaaattgtaaaaagtgaaaaacttagtaattattgcGTTTAGATGATTTAAtagcttaattaataaatgtGGATGAGCCAAAAAGGAAATTATACATGAGATAAAATAAGTGGACGGTCAAGTgtggttttgatgaaattttaattaattttaaaggttaaaatggtaaataaatatttaataaacaaaacaaaaacatggAATTGTCATCTTCTTCCTAAATTCTTCATGTTCAACCGAATATCCATGGTCtttttgtaacatcccttacccgtgtccgacacCAGATTagagtacgaggtattaccagacttaatcgttcacaaacatgcaaaaactgggctacaaaatttcattcgtatcaaaacttttcatacacatgcataatgtcccattcatgggcctacgaagccctaaacaagcattgaaagtagttaaggactaaatcgaaaaccttagaaagttttgggaaaacttagaaaatttttccatggcacaaggtcacacgcccatgtggacacagggacacacccgtgtcctcaggccatgcaactctctgactatgatgtcagcGAATAATTTGAACCACACGCCCGCGTGCTAAGGCCATGTCccccacacgattgagacacgaGACCGTGTCTCAACCCATggggccaacacttaggctattttccaagcctttaagtTACCATTAATCCTTCACATCTTTATTTCCATATTACACAATTAATTCATGGCCATGACCATTTAGATttggtcataaaacattcatCATGCACAAATGTCTTAATACCAATCATGCATGCCttacaagcataatcacatcacaAGCACTAGAACTTAGCATGGATAGATAGATTTACAACCCATAATCATTATGAGCCACAACTCATGGCCATATGTAAGTATCTCAATgtaagccaatacctttggctaatcataataacggctaacataaaaactaagtccctatacatgccactcacacGAAAATGCTTAACATATATGGGTCAACACTTCAAAGGCGATGgcatgatagtgtgatgctgcctccgacgatctccaaccccgagctaacctgtcaacactaaataaaaggaaaggaagggagtaagctttatagcttagtaagaccgtatgaaaataataagcaatttatcaacttgcttctctaggtaatacaaccatatttgtacttttatttatgttcaggtcaagttgttttctcgagtcatagctattaaattatttatatctgaagctacgaaactccaaattaagttctgctaattttccctaaaactaggctcacatatcttcttaccataaaattttcagaatttttgatccagccaataagtacagtttattctttaaaatcacccctaTTTTGTTGTCCGATAGtttcgacccctcttcactaaaaattaattatctcctcatacgggattcagatgatgttccattttgtctcttttgaaaaatgattctaagcatataaattataacccttgattatttttgtacaatttttaatgattttcccaaatcggaacaggggatttcgaaatcattctgactccatctcacaacaattcaaatatctcataacatggacttcttttgcttacaccgtttcttttatatgaaactagactcaataagctttaattttgtattttattcagccttaatttgatttccataatttttggtggatttttaaattcggactgctgctgtccaaaactgtttcaatgctaattttacctcttcataattatctttaaataggCTTTTATGCCAATCAATTTATCTTTCCATATTCATTAGGCCACAAGGTGAAGGGGTAAACATATCATGTCCCAATTTAATTTTACCTAAAATCCTCATACATAATCATCA comes from the Gossypium hirsutum isolate 1008001.06 chromosome A06, Gossypium_hirsutum_v2.1, whole genome shotgun sequence genome and includes:
- the LOC107897101 gene encoding uncharacterized protein isoform X1, encoding MRTETKANLVKMKPSGQHGSSKGKFDTAMNKRKLESSSKQPVGAKQKSATTKANVKSKTSSSSSKTSTTTKAKVREKKVYTLPGQKHDPPEEREPLRIFYESLLKQIPTSEMAEFWMMEHGLLSPEKSRKAYEKKQRRQKQLRTGTPIKSWKPSGKPESSQKEQLASRNGDVKAKKRINNDIDDDDDDDDFILSPKRRKGSG
- the LOC107897101 gene encoding uncharacterized protein isoform X2; translated protein: MRTETKANLVKMKPSGQHGSSKGKFDTAMNKRKLESSSKQPVGAKQKSATTKANVKSKTSSSSSKTSTTTKAKVREKKVYTLPGQKHDPPEEREPLRIFYESLLKQIPTSEMAEFWMMEHGLLSPEKSRKAYEKKQRRQKQLRTGTPIKSWKPSGKPESSQKEQLASRNGDVKAKKRINNDIDDDDDDDDFILSPKRRKGG